The following proteins are co-located in the Methanobacterium sp. genome:
- a CDS encoding DUF2115 domain-containing protein: protein MIDKIEELDFSRKISKNELLSVLKKEASNIHMHDIMLASAFIQEDAKYMQAGYREEFVETFTKAFINRFKDIREDKTNYKGYIDNKKLKEFLKVLETQMKESKIKQELYFLRLAKIVSIYTTFILEASIHPVGTSFPGGFKLKFKNGEYLCPVKEKQLNTPGALCRFCVSKQDKDV from the coding sequence ATGATTGACAAAATTGAAGAACTTGATTTTTCCAGAAAAATTTCTAAAAATGAACTTTTGAGTGTTTTAAAGAAAGAAGCCTCAAATATTCATATGCACGATATAATGCTTGCCTCTGCATTCATTCAAGAAGATGCGAAGTATATGCAAGCAGGTTACAGAGAAGAGTTTGTTGAAACATTTACAAAAGCATTTATTAACCGCTTTAAGGATATAAGAGAAGACAAAACAAACTATAAAGGATATATAGATAATAAAAAACTTAAGGAGTTTTTAAAAGTATTAGAAACTCAGATGAAAGAATCCAAAATTAAACAGGAGCTCTATTTTTTACGGCTGGCAAAAATCGTTTCAATTTACACTACTTTCATTTTAGAAGCCTCAATTCATCCAGTTGGGACTTCATTTCCCGGTGGTTTTAAGCTTAAATTTAAAAATGGTGAATATTTATGCCCAGTAAAGGAAAAACAACTGAATACACCCGGAGCTTTGTGTAGATTCTGTGTTTCTAAGCAGGATAAGGATGTCTAA
- a CDS encoding DEAD/DEAH box helicase, translating into METVNSQVKDIISDCYPTIKELNPAQKAVLDSGLLKDNSNYIIAIPTASGKTLLGLIAALNTILKGGKVVYAAPLISIQNEKLSEFKELEKFGISVGKHPKTSDLSVMVFESFDALTRFSWNSLREIDLLIIDEFHMIGEYSRGPTIECAITRARIINPAIRIIALSATLKNMYELSSWLNAEVVEHDYRPVPLYKDVLITEEYELKNKNDMVLRVLNESIEDSSQILVFVSTRRFTESLANYISGKVKKNIPRDKKLKFREVARKILEVPERRGSRPTSICLKLAECVENGIAFHHAGLFDKQRQIIENEFRAGNLYMITATPSLMYGVNLPSKNVIIRDYTRWTSRGPQSIPVFDYEQMSGRAGRPGYDTEGHSYLIAKSLDEAYNLKDHYVYGEIEVTSSKLIENKDAVYKQIIAQIASTLAKSPQDLIEFFSETFYGFQMNNNEFFGALSVDTMEYEINSALEFLIQNWIIQMTPEGLKATDFGNLIARSNYSVETAVRLKEYAKRTTEVDINQLIYAISRTPDMPKISFKGRKSKEPVRDILNDKGVFSVEIGNDEATTAALLEWIDEKSEYQIENAFNVYAATTRRAAYEASLMIKFFKEICEILNTFSLSDELDKLSARLYYGVRDDIIPLVVSVKRLGRKRARTLVNAFGNDLRYVSKDELIKIDGIGPKIAESIMNKFGKNQFAKFQP; encoded by the coding sequence ATGGAAACAGTAAATTCGCAGGTCAAAGATATAATCAGTGATTGCTATCCTACGATTAAAGAGCTAAATCCAGCGCAAAAAGCTGTTTTAGATTCAGGTTTACTTAAAGATAATTCTAATTACATTATTGCAATACCAACAGCAAGTGGAAAAACCCTTCTTGGATTGATTGCTGCATTAAACACCATTTTAAAAGGTGGAAAAGTTGTATATGCCGCACCTCTTATTTCAATACAGAATGAAAAGCTTTCAGAATTTAAAGAGCTTGAAAAATTTGGAATAAGTGTAGGTAAGCATCCTAAAACCTCAGATCTTTCAGTTATGGTTTTCGAATCATTTGATGCCCTTACACGCTTTTCATGGAATTCGCTTCGAGAAATAGATCTTCTAATAATCGATGAATTTCACATGATTGGTGAATACTCAAGAGGTCCAACAATAGAGTGCGCAATAACACGTGCAAGAATTATAAACCCTGCTATAAGAATTATTGCACTTTCAGCAACATTAAAGAATATGTATGAACTTTCAAGCTGGTTAAATGCAGAAGTTGTGGAACATGATTACAGACCTGTACCATTATACAAAGATGTTCTTATAACTGAGGAATATGAATTAAAAAATAAAAATGATATGGTACTGCGTGTTTTAAATGAATCAATTGAAGATTCCTCCCAGATACTTGTTTTCGTATCAACAAGAAGGTTTACCGAATCTCTCGCCAATTATATTTCCGGAAAAGTAAAAAAAAATATTCCGAGGGATAAAAAACTTAAATTTAGGGAAGTTGCCCGTAAAATTCTTGAAGTACCTGAAAGGAGAGGGTCACGCCCAACATCTATATGCCTTAAACTTGCAGAATGTGTTGAAAACGGAATTGCATTTCACCACGCTGGCCTTTTTGACAAACAACGCCAGATAATAGAAAATGAATTCCGTGCAGGAAACCTTTACATGATAACAGCCACACCAAGCCTGATGTATGGAGTAAATTTACCATCAAAAAATGTTATTATAAGAGATTACACCCGCTGGACATCTCGAGGTCCTCAAAGCATTCCAGTATTTGATTACGAGCAAATGTCAGGACGTGCAGGTCGGCCAGGTTACGATACTGAGGGACACTCATATTTAATTGCTAAAAGTCTTGATGAAGCTTATAACCTGAAAGATCATTACGTATACGGAGAAATAGAAGTCACAAGTTCCAAACTAATCGAAAACAAGGACGCTGTTTATAAACAAATAATAGCTCAAATAGCATCTACATTAGCAAAGAGTCCTCAGGATCTCATTGAATTTTTCAGTGAAACCTTTTACGGTTTCCAGATGAATAATAATGAATTTTTTGGTGCTCTTTCTGTAGATACAATGGAATATGAAATTAATAGCGCACTTGAATTTTTAATTCAAAATTGGATAATCCAGATGACTCCCGAAGGACTAAAAGCAACTGATTTTGGAAATCTCATTGCAAGAAGCAACTATTCAGTAGAAACAGCTGTTAGACTTAAGGAATATGCAAAAAGAACTACTGAAGTTGATATTAACCAGCTCATTTATGCAATTTCAAGGACCCCAGACATGCCCAAAATTTCATTCAAAGGCCGAAAAAGCAAAGAACCTGTTAGAGACATACTAAATGATAAGGGAGTTTTTTCAGTGGAAATTGGAAATGATGAAGCCACTACAGCCGCTTTACTTGAATGGATAGACGAAAAGAGCGAATATCAAATAGAAAATGCCTTCAATGTTTATGCTGCAACAACAAGAAGAGCTGCTTATGAAGCTTCATTAATGATAAAGTTCTTTAAAGAGATATGTGAAATATTGAACACATTTTCACTTTCAGATGAGCTTGATAAATTGTCTGCAAGACTTTATTATGGAGTCCGTGATGATATTATCCCTCTTGTTGTAAGTGTTAAAAGATTAGGTCGTAAAAGGGCACGTACACTTGTAAATGCATTTGGAAATGACTTAAGGTATGTATCAAAGGATGAATTAATTAAAATTGATGGTATAGGTCCCAAAATAGCCGAATCTATTATGAATAAGTTTGGCAAGAATCAATTCGCCAAATTCCAGCCATAA
- a CDS encoding peptidoglycan-binding protein, translating to MLPLAGALESQNMVNNNVKSDYVLKKGMNSQNIIEIQKWLKINGFYEGKIDGYFGPYTEGAVKKFQIKAGITANGQIGIETLRAMKKWGFKTNNSMKENTISQEQNLNQQKSLSKPVSAEKESKSIETKKRGKREITVNKEDNIRTNNNQKRKNYRKNYNQRSQYKSYRKNQYKRYYKSNRGKGDCWDNSAALYGRLTASGQKARIIQYRTSLSSRHRSVQVYKNGRWVDYDYKGNGYAKTYFATKNKPGMSVIT from the coding sequence GTGCTCCCTTTAGCCGGGGCCCTAGAAAGTCAAAATATGGTCAACAATAATGTGAAATCTGATTATGTGCTTAAAAAAGGAATGAACAGCCAAAATATCATTGAAATACAAAAATGGCTTAAAATAAATGGGTTTTATGAAGGAAAAATTGATGGATATTTCGGCCCATATACAGAAGGTGCTGTAAAAAAATTTCAGATAAAAGCTGGAATTACAGCAAATGGTCAAATTGGAATTGAAACTCTTAGAGCAATGAAAAAATGGGGATTTAAAACAAATAATTCAATGAAAGAGAACACCATTAGCCAAGAACAAAACTTAAATCAACAAAAATCATTATCAAAACCAGTATCTGCAGAAAAGGAATCAAAATCTATTGAAACCAAAAAAAGAGGAAAAAGAGAAATTACAGTGAATAAAGAAGATAATATAAGGACTAATAATAATCAAAAACGCAAAAATTACCGGAAAAATTATAATCAACGAAGTCAATATAAATCATATAGAAAGAACCAGTATAAAAGATATTACAAGAGTAATCGTGGTAAAGGAGATTGCTGGGATAATAGTGCAGCTTTATATGGTCGTCTTACTGCATCAGGTCAAAAAGCAAGGATAATTCAATATAGAACCAGTCTCTCATCAAGACATCGATCCGTGCAAGTATACAAAAATGGAAGATGGGTGGACTATGACTACAAAGGAAACGGATATGCAAAGACCTATTTTGCAACAAAAAATAAACCAGGGATGAGTGTAATAACCTAA
- a CDS encoding NosD domain-containing protein, whose protein sequence is MKKIRKQLTIITLTLAFILIFSGAASAAEWTVGPDGTYNYQSIQGAVDGSSENDTITVSPNGTDAYTENVVVNKTGLLIKANGLVTVQPQNPANPVFTIDQLGNNSTIQGFTIRSGGYDNSYYGIGMVETSGCKIIGNNILNANQAIYADRCSDVTIDGNTISNSYNVGIHLYNSLGSSNKALNNILIGNREGIEWYATNNGEISGNIIQNSGLVGIFLHNSLNNLISGNTVTGTQIAPGTYYCNGDGIYLETVSSNNVISGNTISNNANNGIHLWYACNSNTINENNIITSNGNGIYLEQAFGVGNSINTIAGNTINNNVNGINLYGSGSNTISGNNVSDNSNVGIFLQEYSSWNNVINNIANRNVHGIYLNRFCDYNTIEENTADYNDETGITIGASTLNTIKNNIISNNGFISGEQRYGIWSNYYGNTITGNTIINNFNGIGLRNYVSNDQSETINYNRIFNNTNWNLNNLNTNGIPDATYNWWGTNSPTEIASKISGIVNYTPWLFMTLNTTPNPINNGATSLITVSFNNYSSDGINFTPFDPATGHIPDGTPVAFSAERSIDGSSTTSGGVATATLTADGAPGEADINAVTDAQTVNTSVLINSKSSLYLTITPSKTNPVAGDTVVYTLKVGNNGPDAAENVVMTYVIPVGLEFVTANDDTGNTCTYDENTRTVTWNLGTVNPGDPNLWLTLRVAQAGQYLINPVLSTRTYDPTLESSIQSIIVNAAAAQTNDDEPTGTTVNAQTTTETVGMQETGLPIPLMVFAILMILGGLIGVKRD, encoded by the coding sequence GTGAAAAAGATTAGAAAACAACTAACAATAATCACCCTCACACTTGCATTCATTTTAATATTCTCTGGAGCAGCTTCTGCAGCAGAATGGACTGTAGGACCTGATGGAACTTATAACTATCAGTCTATTCAAGGTGCAGTAGATGGCAGCAGCGAAAATGATACAATTACAGTAAGTCCCAATGGTACAGATGCATATACAGAAAATGTGGTCGTGAATAAAACAGGGCTTCTGATTAAAGCAAATGGATTAGTAACTGTTCAACCACAAAATCCTGCCAATCCTGTTTTTACCATAGATCAATTGGGTAACAATTCAACAATCCAGGGCTTTACTATTAGAAGCGGAGGTTATGACAATTCTTATTATGGTATAGGAATGGTTGAAACCAGCGGATGCAAGATAATTGGTAATAATATTTTAAATGCCAATCAAGCAATATATGCAGATAGATGCAGCGACGTTACAATTGATGGAAACACAATTTCGAATAGTTACAACGTAGGAATACATTTATACAACTCACTAGGATCTTCAAATAAAGCGTTGAACAATATTTTAATAGGCAACAGAGAAGGTATTGAATGGTACGCCACCAATAACGGTGAAATATCTGGAAATATTATTCAAAATAGTGGATTAGTGGGAATCTTTCTACATAATTCATTAAACAATTTAATATCTGGCAATACTGTAACAGGAACTCAAATTGCGCCAGGTACATATTATTGTAATGGAGATGGAATTTATCTTGAAACAGTTTCCAGCAACAACGTAATCTCAGGAAATACTATATCTAATAACGCCAATAACGGAATTCATCTATGGTATGCGTGTAATTCCAATACTATAAATGAAAATAACATAATAACCAGTAATGGCAACGGAATCTATTTAGAACAAGCTTTTGGAGTAGGTAACAGTATCAATACAATCGCAGGGAACACTATAAACAATAATGTAAATGGAATCAATCTCTATGGATCAGGCAGTAATACAATATCTGGAAATAATGTTTCAGATAATTCTAACGTTGGTATCTTCCTTCAAGAATACTCATCATGGAACAATGTGATCAATAATATAGCAAATAGAAATGTTCACGGTATTTACCTCAACAGATTCTGTGACTATAACACTATAGAAGAGAATACAGCAGATTACAATGATGAAACTGGAATTACCATTGGAGCATCCACTCTAAATACCATAAAAAACAATATAATATCAAATAATGGGTTTATTTCTGGTGAACAACGTTATGGAATTTGGAGTAACTACTATGGAAACACAATAACAGGAAATACTATAATAAACAATTTTAACGGAATTGGTCTTAGAAACTACGTATCAAACGATCAATCAGAAACCATAAATTATAACAGGATATTCAATAACACCAACTGGAATCTAAATAATCTAAATACAAATGGAATACCAGATGCAACTTATAACTGGTGGGGAACCAATTCCCCAACAGAAATTGCCAGTAAAATATCTGGAATTGTGAATTATACCCCATGGCTCTTCATGACCCTTAACACAACCCCCAACCCAATTAATAACGGTGCAACCAGTTTAATCACTGTCAGTTTCAATAACTACAGTTCAGACGGAATTAATTTTACTCCATTTGACCCTGCAACAGGACACATACCTGACGGAACTCCAGTAGCTTTTAGCGCAGAGAGAAGCATAGATGGCAGCAGTACTACCAGTGGAGGAGTAGCAACAGCTACTTTGACTGCAGATGGTGCTCCTGGTGAGGCAGATATAAATGCAGTTACAGATGCTCAGACAGTAAACACTAGTGTGCTCATTAACTCTAAATCAAGCCTTTATCTAACAATTACACCAAGCAAAACTAATCCAGTAGCTGGTGATACCGTTGTTTACACTTTAAAAGTTGGTAACAACGGACCTGACGCTGCAGAAAACGTGGTTATGACTTATGTGATTCCTGTAGGATTAGAATTTGTAACAGCTAATGATGATACTGGAAACACATGTACATACGATGAAAATACACGTACTGTCACATGGAACTTGGGAACAGTAAACCCCGGCGATCCTAACCTCTGGCTTACCCTGCGCGTAGCTCAAGCAGGACAGTATTTAATAAACCCCGTACTCAGTACCCGTACTTACGACCCAACACTTGAAAGCAGTATTCAATCAATTATTGTCAATGCTGCAGCAGCACAAACAAATGATGATGAACCAACAGGCACAACTGTAAATGCACAAACAACAACTGAAACTGTAGGCATGCAAGAAACAGGATTACCAATACCATTGATGGTCTTTGCCATTCTAATGATTCTTGGGGGATTAATTGGAGTTAAAAGGGATTAA
- a CDS encoding YkgJ family cysteine cluster protein has translation MLRDTLIDKELFKNLRKKALESDEENSPKEVELLEKAVFKRLKKKRSVKKYRKLGVTKEDLKEIIELADILSLDALGGPSNYEIAKEHQEWCTICGRCCRESESIFIHKDELNILLTFNPDLEKGIIPNKLFPEHFELKHIQPCKYIDPETNKCGIYDSRPQVCRSYPLVLIESGGKARNIINLRHNCNYSVNLILEKSMILFDDAIRRIEEKNGLSNKSRNRAECC, from the coding sequence ATGTTAAGAGATACCCTAATCGACAAAGAACTGTTTAAAAACCTCAGGAAAAAAGCTTTAGAATCAGATGAAGAAAATTCTCCTAAAGAAGTTGAACTTCTGGAGAAAGCAGTCTTCAAAAGGTTAAAAAAGAAAAGATCTGTTAAAAAATATAGAAAATTGGGAGTTACTAAAGAAGACCTTAAGGAAATAATAGAACTTGCCGACATCCTTAGTTTAGACGCATTAGGCGGTCCCTCAAACTATGAAATTGCCAAGGAACATCAAGAATGGTGCACTATTTGTGGAAGATGCTGCAGGGAATCAGAATCTATATTCATACATAAAGATGAATTGAATATTCTTCTAACTTTTAACCCTGACCTGGAAAAAGGAATTATACCTAACAAACTTTTCCCTGAACATTTTGAGCTTAAACATATTCAGCCATGCAAATACATTGATCCTGAGACAAATAAATGTGGAATATATGATTCAAGACCGCAGGTCTGTCGAAGTTATCCTCTGGTACTTATTGAATCAGGAGGTAAGGCCCGTAATATTATCAATCTACGTCATAACTGTAATTATTCTGTTAATCTGATTTTAGAAAAGTCAATGATTCTATTTGATGATGCCATCAGGAGAATTGAAGAAAAAAATGGATTGTCTAACAAATCAAGAAATCGAGCAGAATGCTGCTAA
- a CDS encoding EFR1 family ferrodoxin (N-terminal region resembles flavodoxins. C-terminal ferrodoxin region binds two 4Fe-4S clusters.) — protein MKNVDFYYFSGTGNTLMVVKKMAETFEKNGIKVNLHKIEDSVLHDINLEHTIGIAFPVAFFSTYPFVWKFIKSLPPANGTDIFMVDTLGGISGGIVGPLQKIVKKKGYNPIGAKEIQMPLNIFFIQNEETNKTKVQKGLMEAEKYAIGLINGETGWGRVHLFSDGVHAFSIGLLKLTKSDMHQKWFNFDVKEENCRKCGICAKLCPLGNIKMKKGEYPERGLNCEYCLRCTSFCPRGAIPCKFNYKGKTYRAFKNPKVLMREK, from the coding sequence ATGAAAAATGTAGATTTCTACTATTTTTCAGGAACAGGAAATACGCTCATGGTAGTAAAGAAAATGGCAGAAACATTTGAAAAAAATGGGATAAAGGTTAATCTGCATAAAATTGAAGATTCAGTTCTTCATGACATCAATTTAGAACATACAATTGGAATTGCATTTCCAGTAGCTTTTTTTTCAACATATCCATTTGTATGGAAGTTCATAAAATCATTACCTCCAGCTAACGGCACAGATATTTTTATGGTTGATACATTAGGTGGAATTTCAGGTGGAATTGTAGGACCACTTCAAAAAATAGTTAAAAAGAAAGGGTACAACCCAATAGGTGCAAAAGAGATCCAGATGCCTTTAAATATATTCTTTATCCAGAATGAAGAAACCAATAAAACTAAGGTGCAAAAAGGACTAATGGAAGCAGAAAAATATGCCATTGGTCTTATTAATGGGGAAACTGGATGGGGAAGAGTACATTTGTTTTCAGATGGTGTACATGCATTCTCTATTGGCCTTTTAAAGCTAACTAAATCTGATATGCATCAAAAATGGTTTAATTTCGATGTTAAGGAAGAAAATTGTAGAAAATGTGGAATATGTGCCAAGCTTTGTCCACTTGGAAATATTAAGATGAAAAAGGGCGAATATCCTGAACGCGGTTTGAATTGTGAATACTGTTTAAGGTGCACTTCTTTTTGCCCAAGAGGAGCTATTCCATGTAAATTTAATTATAAGGGAAAAACTTACCGGGCATTCAAAAACCCTAAGGTTTTGATGCGTGAGAAATGA
- a CDS encoding DUF2115 domain-containing protein, whose product MIRRVKSLDSSGKIKKSELLSLLKREASEISMIDIMKASNFLIEDAKYVQSSYRKEYLKSYTEAFISRLKVLKDDKTHYDDHINTCELKEAVDLLEEQESRVDAGKGFDPHFFRIYKLISIYTTYILEEAVHPPGTPFPGGFKVKYEEGRYLCPVKESQKDNPGAVCGFCIAEQDEDV is encoded by the coding sequence ATGATCAGGAGAGTTAAAAGTCTTGATTCCTCAGGAAAAATTAAAAAATCCGAATTACTATCACTTCTAAAAAGAGAAGCATCTGAAATATCTATGATAGATATCATGAAGGCCAGCAATTTTTTAATTGAAGATGCTAAATACGTACAGTCCAGTTACAGAAAAGAATACCTTAAATCATATACAGAAGCATTTATCTCCAGATTAAAAGTATTAAAAGATGATAAAACCCACTATGATGATCATATTAATACCTGCGAGCTGAAAGAAGCAGTAGATCTACTGGAAGAACAGGAATCTCGGGTGGATGCCGGAAAAGGTTTTGATCCTCATTTTTTCAGGATATATAAACTAATATCTATCTACACAACTTATATTCTTGAAGAAGCTGTTCATCCTCCTGGAACTCCTTTTCCTGGTGGATTCAAGGTAAAATATGAAGAAGGACGTTATCTATGCCCTGTAAAGGAAAGTCAAAAAGATAATCCTGGTGCTGTGTGTGGATTCTGTATTGCAGAGCAGGATGAGGACGTTTAA
- a CDS encoding peptidoglycan-binding domain-containing protein, with product MPMASATETPNLTKTIDKDKIVNAVSNNANTGKTTILSKEEIAKLQQWLKDKNLTNDNGLKLGATGEQVKQLQIWLKENEFYNGEIDGNFGIDTETAVKAFQKEVGLKEDGQVGEYTLLAMEQWDEYAAAVTNTASTSTSSKKVYSSASKKQSYKSKKAKSTRYKSRVKSTSRTYSRSRYRGYTNGMDCWAMSAYLSSKLRSQGYKVRTIQYATSMSSRHRSVQYWNGNSWVNYDYKGNGYSSIYYATSNSNSGKVVG from the coding sequence ATGCCAATGGCATCGGCTACAGAAACCCCAAATTTAACAAAAACAATAGATAAAGACAAAATCGTAAATGCAGTCAGTAATAACGCAAATACTGGCAAAACAACAATATTGAGTAAAGAAGAGATAGCCAAACTACAACAATGGCTCAAAGACAAAAACTTAACCAACGATAACGGCTTAAAACTCGGAGCTACCGGTGAACAGGTAAAACAATTACAAATCTGGCTCAAAGAAAACGAATTCTACAATGGAGAAATAGACGGTAACTTTGGAATAGACACCGAAACAGCAGTTAAAGCCTTCCAAAAAGAAGTAGGGCTTAAAGAAGACGGACAAGTAGGAGAATATACCCTACTGGCCATGGAACAGTGGGATGAATACGCTGCTGCAGTGACCAATACTGCCAGTACAAGTACATCCTCAAAGAAAGTCTATTCAAGTGCTTCAAAAAAGCAATCATATAAATCTAAAAAAGCAAAAAGCACCAGATATAAATCCAGAGTAAAAAGTACCAGCCGAACTTATTCAAGAAGCCGCTACCGTGGATATACAAATGGAATGGATTGTTGGGCTATGAGTGCCTATCTATCCAGCAAACTAAGAAGTCAAGGATACAAAGTTAGAACTATACAATACGCAACATCTATGTCATCCCGCCACCGTTCAGTACAATACTGGAATGGTAACAGCTGGGTTAACTACGACTACAAAGGAAACGGTTACTCTTCAATATATTATGCTACCAGTAACTCAAACAGCGGAAAAGTAGTAGGCTAA
- a CDS encoding ATP-binding protein, protein MLIIGLSLVFLNNHESKTILGNTITFTINIFAVIALFFAASYCKRSNKDSYLAWLLIAFAQLSYLMGDLAWGILEIGLNQDPTLSVANLFYFLYYPLFVIGILILPKYSDNHYKKVDKLIEIGIIMISVILIFFILLINPIIQLNAPNSFLSLVPLLYVFLDLFLFFSLVVLIFNWLDQINQLPFLILGIGVLVKIITDCIFLYMFSYGTYFSGSLVDLGWIYSYILFILAAISQINGTKISFEYFSNKHLLYFRKIHWNIYLPLLLLSLAYVFLLWGNHNLNKIDVAFLEIFFGLILILVILRQIISFKENRRLYMAAKNELKKREITEMALNKVLINLDEEIDARTLELEKLIKELKRSNKELEVFAYVASHDLQEPLRTITSFTQLLERRYKGKLDDDADEFIEFIVDGANRMKQMILDLLEYSRITTKGQEFKPVNIENIINYALDSLIVLIKENDAVIKFDNLPIVNGDESQLVRVFQNLISNAIKFKKDDKPPEICISAKKEGNEYIFKVADNGIGIEEQYFDVIFTIFKRLHTREEYEGTGIGLSITKRVIERHGGKIWVESQLNKGTTFYFTIPK, encoded by the coding sequence TTGCTCATTATTGGACTTTCATTAGTCTTTTTAAATAATCACGAATCTAAGACTATCCTCGGCAATACCATTACTTTTACTATTAATATATTTGCAGTAATTGCACTGTTCTTCGCTGCTTCATATTGTAAAAGAAGTAATAAAGACTCCTATTTAGCCTGGTTATTAATTGCATTTGCACAATTATCCTATTTAATGGGCGATTTGGCATGGGGAATTTTGGAAATTGGCCTAAATCAAGATCCAACTTTATCAGTAGCTAATTTATTCTATTTCTTATATTATCCATTATTTGTTATTGGAATCCTTATTCTGCCAAAATATTCAGATAATCATTATAAAAAAGTTGATAAATTAATTGAAATTGGAATAATAATGATATCTGTTATTCTAATATTTTTTATTCTATTAATTAATCCTATTATTCAATTAAATGCCCCTAACAGCTTTTTATCGTTAGTGCCTCTTCTTTATGTTTTTCTGGATCTTTTTCTATTTTTTTCCCTGGTTGTATTGATATTTAACTGGTTAGATCAAATTAATCAGTTACCATTTTTAATTCTTGGTATAGGTGTTTTAGTTAAGATTATTACAGATTGCATATTTTTATACATGTTCTCATATGGAACATACTTTTCCGGAAGTCTTGTGGATTTAGGGTGGATATATAGTTATATTCTATTTATACTGGCTGCAATATCCCAAATTAATGGCACAAAAATCAGTTTTGAATACTTCTCTAATAAACACCTGCTTTATTTTAGAAAAATTCATTGGAATATATACCTGCCTCTCTTATTACTATCTTTAGCCTATGTTTTCCTTTTATGGGGAAATCATAACCTCAATAAAATAGATGTTGCCTTTTTAGAGATATTTTTTGGACTTATATTAATTTTAGTAATATTACGTCAAATTATTTCATTTAAAGAGAATAGAAGACTTTATATGGCGGCAAAAAACGAGTTAAAAAAACGCGAAATAACAGAAATGGCATTAAACAAAGTTCTTATAAATTTAGATGAAGAAATAGATGCCCGAACCCTTGAACTTGAGAAATTAATTAAAGAATTAAAACGTTCCAATAAAGAACTGGAAGTTTTCGCTTATGTAGCTTCACATGACTTACAGGAACCACTTAGGACAATTACAAGCTTTACACAACTTTTAGAGCGTCGATATAAAGGAAAATTAGATGATGATGCTGATGAGTTTATTGAATTCATCGTTGATGGTGCTAATAGAATGAAGCAGATGATTCTGGACCTGCTTGAATATTCCAGAATAACCACTAAGGGACAGGAATTCAAGCCAGTTAATATTGAAAACATAATTAATTATGCTTTAGATAGCTTAATTGTTCTAATTAAAGAAAATGATGCTGTTATTAAGTTTGATAACCTTCCCATTGTAAATGGTGATGAAAGCCAGCTTGTTCGAGTTTTTCAGAACCTTATTTCCAATGCAATTAAATTCAAGAAGGATGATAAACCTCCAGAAATATGTATTTCAGCAAAAAAAGAAGGGAATGAGTATATTTTTAAAGTTGCTGATAATGGAATAGGAATCGAAGAACAGTATTTTGATGTTATATTTACAATATTTAAACGACTGCATACAAGAGAAGAATATGAAGGAACCGGAATTGGATTATCTATTACTAAGAGGGTTATTGAACGTCATGGTGGGAAAATCTGGGTTGAATCACAACTCAACAAGGGAACTACTTTCTATTTCACAATACCCAAATGA